Below is a window of Candidozyma auris chromosome 3, complete sequence DNA.
GTAATGATAGTATTTACGCTTCAACTCAGGAAGCTTTGTGGCTAGTAAGGGCAATTTTAAGAAGGATGGGCGGCCTTGAGGAACGTAGATGGGACGTTTTGAGGTATCGttttcttccaaaagcaTCAGCTGGTATCTGGGCCGTAAGCCTTGCTGATATCTTCGTGGCCCACGCGTGGGTACATGACGCGAGCCATCCTCCTCATAGTACTTGATCGTGAATCCGTAGTCTGCGCCGACCTCTGGATGTGACATCGATATATCCGAGTCATAACCATCATCATTTTCAGGTTCAGTCTCAGCTTCAACCATATCAGCGTCCACGGCTAGCTTTTCATCCCGAAGTAAAGGGAAACTCTCTGCGGTAAAACGGGAGCCTGTCAGACTACCCTTCAATTCCATATACTTGGCTTCTATGTCTGCATTGCTGAGAATCTTCACAGTTTGCTCGAGCTTTCGTCTGATAGTCCCAAAGCTATAGACATCTCTGTTCTTGTTCAAAGTCACGAATAGAGGTATTCCAAATGGTTCAGCGACATCGTATGAggcatcttcatcttgcaCAGTATTGAGAACGGGTAGTATCACGTCATTCTCAGGATCATGAGGGATGATATAGGCGACTATGATATCGTTATCAGAGATGAGCTCGTTGATGGGGTAGAATTTTGAGGCTGCGCTATTCTCTTGAAAATCCCTGTAAAAATAATTTGAGAAGAGttcaaacaagaaaagatCTTTCGAAGGTACGTTTAAGAAGCTGCTCAAGTAGCCGATCAAGTCCTCAAAGTTTGACGACTTGTTGAGTTCAACCTCTAGCTTGGATATGGGCTTCCTCCCAGAGGAGCGATCCGGAGAAAGATCAACAATGATGAGTTCGTGAAACCATTTCTTATTGACAGGTAAGGGAAGAGTCAAATCATTAAAGGGATCAAACGTCATCGACTCTTTATTGCACAGAGGACAGACGAGCGTGGATTGGTACATTCCCGTGAACAAGTCCACAATAACTGAATCATTCCTCTTCTTGTATTGATCCCAGCAAGTGATGGCCAACTGCTTTATAGCCTCTGGATTATTGACATCCTCGTCTTTGAGCTCGGGCTTTTCGCAGTAAGGCTTCTGGTGAATTCTATTAAGGTCTTCATGAAGTGCATCCAAAAGCCAGCTGACAAATTCTTGTGAgtcttgttgctgaaaGCCATGAAAGATGGAAGAGTGGCGACCAACCGTGTACTTAAACTCTCTAGGGGTCACAGCAGAATGGCTTGCCGAGCCATAAAGCTTGTGCAACAACGATGAGAAGGCCACGGCTACGTCGCCTTTATATCCCAAGGGATTACTGGTATTGAGCTCCTTCTGATACAAgtcgaaaaaaaaatagtAATTGAGCTCTGGAATGTGAGTGAGACATTGCAATGCTGAGTTCATGTAGCAGGTGTTACCCAAATTGGAGAGCCCACAGCGGCCGCCAGAACTAGTGATGGTGTTGTAATCGAGCACCTCCATATGACTCTCCAAGTAGACAtccaccaagaaggctTTGCGATCCGCAGGCTCCACAACAATGTGGAGTTTCGAGGAGTCAATGCCTTGGCTGTGGAGAGTCTTATCGAGCAAATTAGGAGTCACTAAGCTCTTGCGCCCTGGAGAATCGATGAAGCTGCTCACAGGTACCAGTGAGGGCATCTCTCTAGCAGCGTTGGCATCGACAAACCACAAACGTATGGGAACCGTTGCTCTTGGGTTTTTGTGAATCTGGCTTCGGACAGCATCTTCTAGCTGCTGAAAAGTGCTTGTCAGggacaaggagaaggccATGCGGCTATGTAATACCGAGCTGTATCTGTTTCTGGTGACTCCCGTGGACTCTTTGGAGAGCACATGAAGAATGAAAAGAGGAGGGTTTCTCTCAATGGAAACGGCGCCTGACGCCTCGTCCACAAGCATAGTCCTTGCCACAGGCCCACCTGTGATGCCAAAGTGCTGGATCAAGCTGTGGAAGAGCTCTGGAGAGATGGCAAGCGCCGGAGGACTCTGGTCTTCTGGTAACATGGCGCCATGGTCATCAACAAGCGGTCTGCAGTCGATCTTGCCCAACTGTTGCACCAACTCCTGAACAGACAGCGCCTCTGTCGAGCACAATTTCTCCCAGAACTGTCGAGGGATGATGTTCCAGACATCGCCGTGCTTGGGCGTAGCCAGAATGAGTTGGTCCCATTTCAGGCGAAGATCAGCCAAGGTAAAGGCGGCATCCTCCTCCGGCATGGGCTCCAGCGGTGGCGTTTCAAACTCCTCCAGCATGCTTGAAATTGGTCTGTCTAAACAGTACTATTCTATATTCAAGTTACCGGACGCGATGCTAGATCTATTGCGCTAGCTGTTTTGGCGATCTTGCTCGTAGTTTAGGTGTAGATACAAGTCGCGCAGCCCTTGACAAAGACTGGAGAGGAtgagagccaaagaaagtgCCAGAAGATGActgttgaaaaaaatgcaGGGGGCGAGAGATTTTGAAGGTGACTTGTCCACTGAGTACTTTTTGAAGCGAAGGAATTATTGGTCAGATGGTGGTTCAATGGAATTGTAATGCGGTGTGATCTTAACAATTAGTCGCTGCCAATTGAGGTAGTGGAGGACCCCACGACGAAAGCATGCAAatgcagatgaagaatatgCAATTGGGCAGTGAAAGATTTGAGTGTGTTAGGATCTGCTTTAACTTATAAAAACTGAAGCCAGGAGAAAGTGCTTGTGTATTGTGTTAGAGCCTTGGAGGCTCCCCACAGAGTGTTGTAGAAGGCTAACATATGAAGAATACTAGAGGATGAAAGGGAGTGTCAATTGCACAGTTTCTGCCTCGAACATAGGTGATAATCCTTATATTAACATCTTCAGGTTGCAGTTATCCAATAAGTCCCATTATAAAGTGCCAGGATACTGTAAAGAGAAATGGCCGCGAAAACGAGCAAGAGCTGTCAGACAACCGATGCAACCGAGACGTAAAGATCTATTTATGAGAGAAATAAacagagagagagagaaaagacTCAAAACGGCAACCTTGCTGCGCAAACTACTACGAAAATTCACCTTCCTCTATTACCTGGCAAGAACAGGCTCTATCAATTGGATGCGTTGTCTATGCGCTAGCGCACTTAGCACTCCATTGATACACAGACTATAGGCAAAGCAATGCCATCAAAACCTTGCTTTGAAGCTAATAAGtcacatcttcatcaaatgAATTGAGCGTGGCCAATAGTGGTGCcttttggttttttgtAAGATGCCCCCGCATACCCCAGATACACCCTCCACATAATGCTTAAgcgttttgcagccattcgAGTGAGTCACACAGAAAAGGATAACCAGGATGCAGACAACAAGATCTGAGTAATACAAGCGTAGAAAACTTCAAATAGTGCTCTAGGGTCATATAATTCGAAATACAATACCATAAATATCTCATTGAAGTTACATGTGCGTGCAGTGGTGGAACCGAGTGAACTGATAGTATAAATGTGAGCGATACGGATGATCTTGATCCCGCCATAGAGTGAATCGATGATCAGGAGATTGGAAGCTTCAGTTTACCATCCTTTATTATCCAAAAGTATAAAATTTCTTGCAAATAGATCCTTCGACTATCTGGTTCACGTGATCAAGCCCCCCTCCCCCACGCTTATCAAATAGCACCTATACTCATAGTTGACAGACAGCACTGGTAAAAGAGGATACTTGAGTGATAGCGAAGATAAAATGGCCGAAGACCTCGAGTCAATCAGCTCGCCAGATACAGAAATCATTGACCATGTGGTCAAAAAAGTTCTTTCAAACTACACAATTGACGAAGAGATCTTGTCCCAGTGGCTGACTGAGCTAGCGGACGTGGTCAACGACCCACCCCATTTGGTGTCTGCGATTCAAAATACAGTGATAATCCTGTTGCCTCTTGAGAACAGATACTTTGAAAAGAGTCACCAAGTTGAATGGTCAAAGTGCATATCAATGCTCAATAAACTAGATACAGAGGTCTATGGTGATTTTAAACAAGTCATGTACGAGCTCTTGGTCCAGGCGATCCGCTCTTACACTGCTAGACTTCAATTGCACTCAATTGGTGTTACTGATATGCTTATAGCTGACTATCTTGGCAATCTCGACGATGCATACCTTCAGCAGAAGACCGTGCTTCTATCTATGATGATAGAGGTAGGGTGCTCGGTCAAAAACCTCAAAGCACTACTCGCCCCGCTCCTTTTGAGCTCAGCCAAATTCAAAGCTTCCCACAAAGCAGTGTTGCTCGATTTGCTCACATTCATCGCTCGAGAATTTCCTTCCCATTTCTCGTCACTCACGTTCAATAGCTTTCGGAATAAGAACCTACTGCTTCCTTTAGTCAGAGACTTCGAGTCAAAAGGATTCACGATACTGAGCTGGTTTAAGGTAGAAATTCCCATTCCTAATGAGGAGATGGACGAATTTACTGTGATACCGCTCTTCCTGCTTGACTCCTCCAGCAATGCTTCAACGTCTATCCGTATTCAATTGTTAAATTACACGCAGTTCATGGTCGAGGTCATTGATACATCGACTGGGTCAAGGATGCAGTTTTCCTTCAACCAACATCTAGATCTACTGAGCAGCGCCAATCAAGGCTTCACAATGTTCACCTTGACGTTCGATTCCTTGCACAACATCAATCTCTTTATCAATGGTCAAAAAAGCGAGTCGATACCATGCTCCTCtctcaccaaaaaaatttcTACCTGGAACAAACTATATATCGGAGTTCCTTCATCAGACGAATATCCCGCTCACAAAATCAGGGATGAGCTCCGGATAAAAGACCTCATCGTTCTTGACTGCCCAATGAACGAGCAGTGGGTATTGACTTTGTATGCCTTGGGGGTAAGCTTCAACTGGAACCTgaaaaatcttgaagatgaagtgatTCCTGACCTTTTCAACCACTTGAACCCCTCTTATCTTGCAGATTTGGGAGTTCAATTTAATTCTTTGAGTACTGAGAGTATATCTAGATCGAAATTTCTGAGACGACAAGCCGGATATCATCTGAAGCATAGTTCCTATTCagaagtttttgaaaagccaGAGATCATCAGGTTATTGATCGGACTGAAATTCAGCAAGTCAAATGTCCTTTTTGACAGCAATGATCCATCTCTCATCGATCATGTGCAAAAGCTGAAGAGTATTGAATGTATTGCACACTCACCTGAATCTCTTAATGGCGGACTCTATTGCCTTGGGGGAgcaagctttcttttggctCTCATAGAATCTATTTCGAGTGACATCAATCTTGAAAGCTCACAGCGAGATGAGCtcaccttcaaagcagTAGAGTTCATTCTTGAATGCTTGAAGAATAGCTGGAGAATTTACAAAGAATTCGAGAAGAATGATGGATTTTGTATACTCACGCTTCTATTGAAGCAATACAAACAGCAATTTAACAGGCGTCTCGCTTTTGAAGGGAGTTTATTGGAGGTGTTCGAGAGCTTCTCGGGGTTCTCTATTCAAAACAGAGATGGCTTCATCAAGGACTCTTTGGCGTTCAAGTATTTGGTGCTCGACTTTCAACTTTATGATGGATCAGTTGACCAAgaacttttgaaagattCTATTGTTGAGATGGTCAGATCTACAAATCACAAGAGTCATAATCTAAGAGTGCTTTCCAAGCTCAAGCTTCTAAGGCGTCTCGTTCATTATATGGAATTTAAGCTTCTCAACAGACTGGCTACTGATAAGGAAATCGACGACTTCACTGCGATCCTTTCTGCCATCTTACGTACTGATATTTCCCTCGATACGATAAGATCTTTCTCATATTTTATCATTTTTGCTTTATACagaaatgaagagaatggacttacatcaagaaaaatAGGCTTTGCTGCCTTGGAGTCACTTTCTAGACAGCTATGCGATCCTGGATCATCGACCAAACAATTAAAGAAATTTTCTAGAGCACTCACTATacattggcttcttcttttaCTCAGTACCAAGTctgctgatgatgaacaagaagccaaagcattcgacaaaaaaattgtttACCATGGTTTGATACTTCTTATCCGCCTCTTGAGGATCTTAGGACCCAGAATTCTGAAGCGTTTCTTTCACAATAGTCGCGGACTTGACGTCTTGACTAATACCCTCAAAAGTTGGTGGAGTGATGATAAAATAATAAGCCTCATATTTTTAGCAAGTTTTGGTTTGGATGGGTTGTGCGAGAATTATACTACATCTACTCTTCCACAATACCTAGAGCTTGATAAAGTCAGAgtcatcaaaaagcttgtcGCACCTGAGTTCATGCTATTGTTGAATAACATGGCACTCAGTGCCGTTTATGATTTGAGTGTTAGACAAGGAAAGGTTCTCAGCGTCCCAAATTCTCCTTTAAGATCACAGCGAAAGAAGCTGCAAGAAGATGAGCAATTTGCTATCACCTTCAACGCAATACATCTCATCAATCAATATATTGAGGTAATCAAGATTGGATTCAGAGATTCTCCTGCTCTTGCCTCCCACTTCACAAGCAAGGATTGGTTAGAAGGCATTATAGAGTTGCAAGGTCACCTCAAGTTATCGATAGAGTGGCCTAACTCCACCTTTACCAAAAGTTTTAAGAGctctttggagaatttgACAACTGCTTTAAGCGAGATATTTATTTCTAAGCTCGCTGAAGTCAGACAAATCTTCAATATTTTGGAAGCTGTTAATGAGAGCACTTTAAAGATGATCCTTGACTCAATCTTTCCAAGAATATTTCGACATTTcaatcaattttttcttaCATCCGACATTATACAAAGAGAGGAAAGTTATTTAGATGGGATGTCAGAGCTCTTGTTATTTTACTTCGAACACTTCATCGACCTAAATTACTATGCAAGTGATCAGGACATGgacactttcatcaatgctGCTTTAAATGTTCTTGAGAGTAACCAAGTTTCAAAGCGACGCCAGAGCAGTCAGCAGAGGTTGAAGCTGATCACAGGTCAAATGATGGTTTTTAAGCTTTCTAAATTGCCCTACCACTTTTCTGATGCATCTGACAGTACGGTAGAAGACGAGCGCAAAGAACAGCTTGACGAGGTAGTGAAGTTCCTACTCTACAAGCAAATCATTTTTCTAGACGAAGAAGTCTTGAATAACACTCTTTTAGCTCAAGTGTTTGAGATGTTGATGGTGCTGTTTACGAAGTTGAAACCTTCAAAGCAAACTGAAATTGGTGAAcatttcatcaacttcttgagagCAGCATACATAATGCGTGAGGGAACTTTCAGCAGTGTGATTGACCAGCTTACAAGTGCCTCGGATTACACTAACTCTGGTAATCTCATTCAGCAATTTCTCGACATCTTGGTATCGCGAAATGACgaagatatcatcaagcacATCCAGCGGTATCCGGCGATCAAGCACATTTTTGCCAAAAACCTTCATTTTAGAATGagcaagctcaaggatGTGGGCAAGATTTCTGTGCTCGAAATGATCAGAGTGATGCTCAATAACGGTGGTCGCCTTGGATACATGGACACCGTCTACATCAAGACTTTCGAAAGGGATTGTGAAAAGTTAAGGGTtaaaatcatcaatgaggAATTGACAAATCATCTACGCGAATTGCAAGACATCGATGATAACAATAAATATTATTCCACCTCATTTTCTGCCATGAGGAGCGAAGTTGCCCGactcttctttgaagaactgATTCTTGAGCAAAGCTACATGCTCGACTACATCGAAGGTACCGATAGAATGAGAAAGCTTTTAGTCATCGAAAACCAGTTAGCGGATAGCGACAAGCTCTCATATTCGATCGATATTCCagtcaagaagatgaagactGTGGAAATGAACACGAGCGACTTTGAGAGCTACGAGTACGCCATCTCCCAAGCGAACGTTGGCGAGCTTAGTCTTGTGGATGCACCGGAAGAGGAttttgaggagattgaagCTCCTTCAGAGAACAATGGAACCGAGACGACAGAGTTCGATGATAGAAATCGAAGAGTTCTCCGCAGTTTGTTCTTGGGAGATCACATCCAGAATGTCTGGAATATCTCCAGAATTAATGGTCTTGAGATAATAGagagcttgatgattctAGGAAATACCCATCTTTACCTCATTGAGAATTACTTCCATTGTGAGGAAGGAAACGTAATTGAGGCTACGGATGCGCCACTTGAGCTCAGGGATCCGTATCTTCAACTAATCAATGACCAGTCAGCACTCACAAATAGCACTAAAGCAAAACCACATCGCACGAAGAGCTGGTCTATCGAAAGTTTGAGTTCAAtcacaaagagaaaattcTTGCTTCGAGACATTGCGCTTGAAATGTTCTTTAGTGATGGTGCCAGCATCTTGATTACCTGTCTCTCGACCAAGGTGAGAAATGTTATTCACAGTAAACTTCAGCCGTATGCATCAGGAAGAGGCTTGGATAAGGAGTTGGCTATTACATTGGAGCAGTCGTCTCACATGTCGCATAGCAACTCTCGGTCCTCCAACACc
It encodes the following:
- a CDS encoding putative ubiquitin-specific protease, yielding MSEEFETPPSEPMPEEDAAFTLADLRSKWDQLISATPKHGDVWNIIPRQFWEKLCSTEASSVQELVQQLGKIDCRPLVDDHGAMLPEDQSPPALAISPELFHSLIQHFGITGGPVARTMLVDEASGAVSIERNPPLFILHVLSKESTGVTRNRYSSVLHSRMAFSLSSTSTFQQLEDAVRSQIHKNPRATVPIRLWFVDANAAREMPSSVPVSSFIDSPGRKSLVTPNLLDKTLHSQGIDSSKLHIVVEPADRKAFLVDVYLESHMEVLDYNTITSSGGRCGLSNLGNTCYMNSALQCLTHIPELNYYFFFDLYQKELNTSNPLGYKGDVAVAFSSLLHKLYGSASHSAVTPREFKYTVGRHSSIFHGFQQQDSQEFVSWLLDALHEDLNRIHQKPYCEKPELKDEDVNNPEAIKQLAITCWDQYKKRNDSVIVDLFTGMYQSTLVCPSCNKESMTFDPFNDLTLPLPVNKKWFHELIIVDLSPDRSSGRKPISKLEVELNKSSNFEDLIGYLSSFLNVPSKDLFLFELFSNYFYRDFQENSAASKFYPINELISDNDIIVAYIIPHDPENDVILPVLNTVQDEDASYDVAEPFGIPLFVTLNKNRDVYSFGTIRRKLEQTVKILSNADIEAKYMELKGSSTGSRFTAESFPLLRDEKLAVDADMVEAETEPENDDGYDSDISMSHPEVGADYGFTIKYYEEDGSRHVPTRGPRRYQQGLRPRYQSMLLEENDTSKRPIYVPQGRPSFLKLPLLATKLPELKRKYYHYPAYAAEVQKSDVIEAADGEIELVAQDSDRRSLTPIRTDSEQKGEVKESDDDESGSNYCELQSLLASDTIERHAPPAVPPSETGHEAGSEISSPPAYENPEAESMKIKEPKPVLVDSKTTLVCEWDSSIFKQFFKDREQQAWEDITSIPNPVLENNKRKLALQQKSTVSLYDCLSNFSTPEVLGEQDLWYCPRCKDHKRATKTIQIWSTGDILTIHLKRFSSARAFSDKINMVVDFPIEGLDMSNYVQAESEEPLIYDLVAVDNHYGGLGGGHYTAYAKNFRDQKWYYFNDSGVNEVNDPREAVKGAAYLLFYKKRKSSAFAGGRSVEHLLNEGRQSFESKLEHLRRQVLAVRQQVQLYDQARDEVLQQAEAKAEADRQRAATAAQQNCNESQDAAPLSSSSSEDDLYEDNPTIVKKERPTSIEQPNADYEISRKQRLLSKGVDSPRSVHINHDYSSSVSNVASPTGDVESPTKDFPGAP
- the BPH1 gene encoding Bph1p; its protein translation is MAEDLESISSPDTEIIDHVVKKVLSNYTIDEEILSQWSTELADVVNDPPHLVSAIQNTVIISLPLENRYFEKSHQVEWSKCISMLNKLDTEVYGDFKQVMYELLVQAIRSYTARLQLHSIGVTDMLIADYLGNLDDAYLQQKTVLLSMMIEVGCSVKNLKALLAPLLLSSAKFKASHKAVLLDLLTFIAREFPSHFSSLTFNSFRNKNLSLPLVRDFESKGFTISSWFKVEIPIPNEEMDEFTVIPLFSLDSSSNASTSIRIQLLNYTQFMVEVIDTSTGSRMQFSFNQHLDLSSSANQGFTMFTLTFDSLHNINLFINGQKSESIPCSSLTKKISTWNKLYIGVPSSDEYPAHKIRDELRIKDLIVLDCPMNEQWVLTLYALGVSFNWNSKNLEDEVIPDLFNHLNPSYLADLGVQFNSLSTESISRSKFSRRQAGYHSKHSSYSEVFEKPEIIRLLIGSKFSKSNVLFDSNDPSLIDHVQKSKSIECIAHSPESLNGGLYCLGGASFLLALIESISSDINLESSQRDELTFKAVEFILECLKNSWRIYKEFEKNDGFCILTLLLKQYKQQFNRRLAFEGSLLEVFESFSGFSIQNRDGFIKDSLAFKYLVLDFQLYDGSVDQELLKDSIVEMVRSTNHKSHNLRVLSKLKLLRRLVHYMEFKLLNRSATDKEIDDFTAILSAILRTDISLDTIRSFSYFIIFALYRNEENGLTSRKIGFAALESLSRQLCDPGSSTKQLKKFSRALTIHWLLLLLSTKSADDEQEAKAFDKKIVYHGLILLIRLLRILGPRISKRFFHNSRGLDVLTNTLKSWWSDDKIISLIFLASFGLDGLCENYTTSTLPQYLELDKVRVIKKLVAPEFMLLLNNMALSAVYDLSVRQGKVLSVPNSPLRSQRKKSQEDEQFAITFNAIHLINQYIEVIKIGFRDSPALASHFTSKDWLEGIIELQGHLKLSIEWPNSTFTKSFKSSLENLTTALSEIFISKLAEVRQIFNILEAVNESTLKMILDSIFPRIFRHFNQFFLTSDIIQREESYLDGMSELLLFYFEHFIDLNYYASDQDMDTFINAALNVLESNQVSKRRQSSQQRLKSITGQMMVFKLSKLPYHFSDASDSTVEDERKEQLDEVVKFLLYKQIIFLDEEVLNNTLLAQVFEMLMVSFTKLKPSKQTEIGEHFINFLRAAYIMREGTFSSVIDQLTSASDYTNSGNLIQQFLDILVSRNDEDIIKHIQRYPAIKHIFAKNLHFRMSKLKDVGKISVLEMIRVMLNNGGRLGYMDTVYIKTFERDCEKLRVKIINEELTNHLRELQDIDDNNKYYSTSFSAMRSEVARLFFEESILEQSYMLDYIEGTDRMRKLLVIENQLADSDKLSYSIDIPVKKMKTVEMNTSDFESYEYAISQANVGELSLVDAPEEDFEEIEAPSENNGTETTEFDDRNRRVLRSLFLGDHIQNVWNISRINGLEIIESLMILGNTHLYLIENYFHCEEGNVIEATDAPLELRDPYLQLINDQSALTNSTKAKPHRTKSWSIESLSSITKRKFLLRDIALEMFFSDGASILITCLSTKVRNVIHSKLQPYASGRGLDKELAITLEQSSHMSHSNSRSSNTSLTSRLTSAFTHNFNATGSGIASATKKWQQGEMSNFYYLMIVNTLAGRTFNDLTQYPVFPWVLADYDSEEIDLSDPRVYRDLAKPMGAQTPSRAQQFAERYEALESLDDPRSPPFHYGTHYSSAMIVSSYMIRLKPYVQSYLLLQGGKFDHSDRLFYSIQKAWLSASQDNTTDVRELTPEFFYLPDFLENQNNFEFGILQNGKVVNDVELPKWAKGDPKIFVSRNREALESPYVSANLHKWIDLIFGYKQTGEEAVESLNVFHHSSYDGAVNLDDVVDDVERRAVIGMINNFGQTPIRIFNKPHAKREVLNNPDSYLQVLTQGAHANTTFESKLNMPIEKLEISGKTKKWIGRPSCVSSEDELLIRKPSSHISKVGSGSLIINTSLFMNLHSSNITALVQLSGKVFVTGAQDGVISVWKYFAKSSPTVRFQYILRGHESEIRTIKYSKTFKVGVSLDEEENVIMWDFTRFMFVRKLRSSSNKKSASPIHIAISNDTGNITIASSSRYANIVDIYTINGSLIMQKQLEPGKITAAAFASLNGTQVSSNDVRHAYWNHEIVAVAYETPKKMLQFYELDCDSNGWKLQILQSVRLEEQVSGAVTALEVFKRVEIDKHDKLCRGSLAAVLGDSQGKVYVIAEA